The sequence GTACAGACAAGGTCTCCATACATCTGAGCACTTCATTGTCCTCCACATTGCTCTCCCTGCGTCTGTAAATCTCTGGTTCACCTGAATTGTTACTAACAAAGAGTCAACAATCTCATATTGGTAGAGACTCAAGCTAGTTAAGAGAAAATCAAGGCCAGTCTTGAGCATAAGCTAGTGAAGCATCGGCCTTTGGCccccaattttttttctaaaaatgcatatacatatatgtCTCCAAATCtgtaaaaacgaaaattatataAAGGCTTACTAAATTGTATACGGGACCCAAAATCTCAGGAAGACCGGCCCTAGAGAGAGTGTAACTTTTACCTGTTTGTAAGAGAAACCAGGAACATGTGACTCACTAAACACAATCCCCACCACAGATACTAAAGCAAACGGTAATGTCAGCAAGCCAAACACCCCCTGATGTCGGAAAAACGAAAGACATCATTAGAGAGAAACCAACTAATGACAGAGATCAAGAACCATTATCTCGAGGGGACGTGTAAGAATATAAACTCCATTTCCGATGagattaagtaatatatataatgGATTTGGATTAATCGACCTATCATAATTGGTTTAAAGTAAACTTATCACTAACCTTGGAGCCAACAAGATGAACCAAGATACCACTCATGAAGTAACCAACAAGTGCACCAATGGAAGAGCTTAAGCTGCATAAGCTCTGCATATCCGAAGCAAGAGCACTTTGTTTGATGCTATTGTAAGCAGTACAAGCATCAATAGTCACATCAGCTATAGCCATCGCAGCACTTGATAACGTCATCCACATAAGTGCAAAGTAAAGGTGCAGATTACTATGAAGCGAAATGAACAGCATAGAGACCACTCCAAGGACACCTGCCAAAATGAAGTAAGGGCGTCTGTGGTAGCCAAAGATGGGGAGAACATCGGTGAGAATGCCCCAAAGAGGTTTGATGATCCATGGGATCTTGGTGATTGCTGTGAGGGCTTGAGACTCAGAGGGTTGAACTTTTTGAACGTCTTTCATGTAGTACTCTGTTGCTACACGGCCCATTGAGCCGCCGAGGCCTTGGTTTATTCCGTAGAGTGAGACCACGCCGAAGACAAAGCTCCAGTGAAGCTCTTTGGACAGCATCTTTATCCATCGAACTGGACCACACAGTACATTACAGAAACGACTTTGTTCTTTGACCACGTGGATGGATCCGGTGTTCTCAAGGCTTTGGTCTTCTGCTACCATAACTAGATTCAAGATTTGAAGCTTTTGATGTGGGTTTGGTCTGAAACTGTGGGAAAACAGATCCAGGACCAGAGTTGACTGAAGTGGATGTTCTTTGAGCTCAGAGAAAAGGCAAATCTTTGCCAAAATGATGGGATCTTTTGATGTAAGCAAGTTAGAAAACAGAGATTGgagaatcaaaaatattatatcttAGAAAACAAGAATGAACTTGGCAAACAGGAAGCTCCGTTGACTTGATTTCATATGAACAACAAATGctcattgaagaagaagaagatggaaagaaaataaaatgattaaagAAATATTGAAACACAGATGAGAGCGACCAAATACATCTCTTGCTAAATGTTTGACTAAATGCATCTATTACTAAGAACATTCTGTCTATTTTCGACTTTGTATTTTCCAGTTTCACCTCGAATATagaaactatacatttttatttattaaactatttattcaCCACGAAAAGTACTTTTTGTAGTTcttatttagatattttcgCTTGATGGAAAAAATAACGGATTTATAAAGTAAACTcagcaaaaagaaaattattttttacaaaaatgtcATAAAACTTGGTTTTGCATCAAAGTCACCATAACAAACCTAACACTCACGACATCATTAAATACTTCTgacttttctctttttattctcCATAGCTAATTTGTAGATCTGTAATTAAAGTCTGAGTTATTACGTACAGTATGCAGTCTCCTAAATTTCAGCATTTCCCATATTTTTCATTGTGTATGTAAAGAGACTTTGATAGAGTCGAAAGTGCAAAACCGTCCCTGAGTatacaaaaaatcaaaactatttTCAAGATCAGTCGGCCACCA comes from Brassica rapa cultivar Chiifu-401-42 chromosome A02, CAAS_Brap_v3.01, whole genome shotgun sequence and encodes:
- the LOC103854777 gene encoding probable folate-biopterin transporter 2 — its product is MVAEDQSLENTGSIHVVKEQSRFCNVLCGPVRWIKMLSKELHWSFVFGVVSLYGINQGLGGSMGRVATEYYMKDVQKVQPSESQALTAITKIPWIIKPLWGILTDVLPIFGYHRRPYFILAGVLGVVSMLFISLHSNLHLYFALMWMTLSSAAMAIADVTIDACTAYNSIKQSALASDMQSLCSLSSSIGALVGYFMSGILVHLVGSKGVFGLLTLPFALVSVVGIVFSESHVPGFSYKQVNQRFTDAGRAMWRTMKCSDVWRPCLYMYISLALSLNIHEGLFYWFTDSKDGPMFAQETVGFILSIGSVGSILGATLYQLVLKDHPFRGLCLWTQLLFALSGMLDLILVLRLNLKFGLPDYLFIVVDEVVSQMIGRLKWMPLLVLTSKLCPHGIEGTFFALLMSIDNAGIMTSSWLGGVLLHVLKVTRTEFGNIWLAVLVRNVMRLLPLFVLFLVPKGDQNTFKLPSEIMGVDPEEGDEKEEARNLEMASLVHSVDRR